From a region of the Triticum aestivum cultivar Chinese Spring chromosome 7D, IWGSC CS RefSeq v2.1, whole genome shotgun sequence genome:
- the LOC123170414 gene encoding uncharacterized protein isoform X1: protein MDHQGCITEIELENMLFDEDLEPIALPYSLLKKITDDFSDKLEVGRGGFAVVYKAILDNGVVAVKRLSNTYMYEEKFQGEIECLMKAKHKNIVRFLGYCSDTQGNMESYNGKWVMADVQQRLLCFEYLPKGSLDGHITDLFGEIEWRKRYNIIKGVCEGLNYLHQKNIMHLDLKPGNILLDEDMMPKITDFGLSRCFEEDQTRVITKNVAGTMGYLAPECYCGEKIAITHKFDLYSLGVIIIEILTGKKGYQIAIENVLEIWSNMMLDALQWEQLRVCARIGIECTDLDPGKRPASMKHIVDALAQTECSTHLSPAGGESELLLLQQFTLCFPFEPNKVITCPLQLTNNTDKHVAFRLTDKSMESSFIRLPLYGIVPPNTPFTLIITTQEKEELPQKYIIDVILHNATLILEDDEYINTFQSQPDNFFREMGNAVQEVKLKALYTLPRHITPSLSKLISPTIKIILQMKSHNKYDEHMYALDTNQARQWIIIGDSNGYVGFWDYHAQRKIDSLKVSATHAITCVKFIEREHWIVAGTEYGDIQVYDYEKKKMITSFRVGGGGPGELLSMAVHPNKPYLLSAGWQLKLWDWDKDWECVHTFGDNFHSAYQVAVNPNNTIATASVDLEGDTVKIWSLDSPKSNYALSGHSGRVTCLDYFTCHDQEFLVTGSDDQTAKIWYLQKKICVYTLEAFISPVMSVLYHTNLQTLIIGSEDGAIYLWSTANCSLLAEKRPHRISIRPPRLTRIINIGCVGAVYHLACAMGSVAIAKGNTVAIMDINNVDYQEQSTYCNKQPLGADTRQHAEDRASKQEVSGSINMLPILDIHPLELCFPYHPNEPISCSLELRNNTDENVAFRLVDKSGKSPWCFTKLPLYGIVPRRSTCNLIVTTKEEMKLKEKKDFNLVIQSSLLRDKYTMVFQNHSECDLFFEEAKEFGNMVHEVILKAVYLRYEETPSKEHNISVKYNPDDLRSIDAHQTEPWILTGHRSGYARLWNHEYLMDSFKVSGDEVSIVKFIARKKWIVVVTAYYLHVYDYACVTKIEKIQRVGPTGYSTDSPILAVHPTLPSVLSMFYTNIVVLDIDLGWKRTQKISIHDDVKRGGKKEHVKTALSFNPGDHNRFVVGFKRGEVQVWRLDSLRDPEYSLLGHYGNVTCLDFIRRGDQHYLVSGSTDCTAKIWDLQKRECICTLPAMSPVLCVFAHPNLPLLITGTNHGIIHVWSTTDFRLMRTINLGGGGHVVGLACLMGSQRIVIGQEKAISIMDICDDDGLRPMLVTPRRQHAENELTQAKAEHRETEEHGQTKEMRLACRAWVLARRVEGGH from the exons ATGGATCACCAAGGTTGTATAACAGAAATTGAGCTGGAAAACATGTTGTTCGATGAAGATTTAGAGCCCATCGCCCTGCCATACTCACTTTTGAAGAAAATCACAGATGATTTTTCTGATAAGTTGGAAGTTGGAAGAGGTGGCTTCGCGGTGGTTTATAAG GCAATACTTGATAATGGTGTTGTTGCCGTAAAGAGACTGTCCAATACGTACATGTACGAGGAAAAATTTCAAGGAGAGATTGAGTGTCTCATGAAGGCGAAGCACAAGAATATTGTACGATTTCTAGGATATTGTTCTGACACACAAGGAAATATGGAAAGCTACAATGGGAAATGGGTTATGGCAGATGTACAACAAAGATTGCTCTGCTTTGAATATCTGCCTAAAGGAAGTCTTGATGGTCATATAACTG ATTTATTTGGAGAAATTGAATGGAGAAAGCGCTACAATATAATAAAGGGGGTATGTGAGGGGTTAAATTATCTTCACCAAAAAAATATTATGCACTTAGACTTGAAACCCGGAAATATATTGTTGGATGAGGATATGATGCCGAAAATTACTGACTTCGGACTATCAAGGTGTTTTGAGGAAGACCAAACACGGGTCATTACTAAAAATGTGGCTGGAACTAT GGGATATTTGGCACCAGAATGCTATTGCGGTGAAAAAATTGCAATCACACACAAGTTTGACTTGTATAGTCTTGGTGTTATAATTATAGAGATATTGACTGGAAAGAAGGGATATCAGATTGCTATTGAGAAT GTACTTGAAATTTGGAGTAATATGATGTTGGATGCACTGCAGTGGGAACAATTACGAGTATGTGCTAGGATTGGGATAGAGTGCACAGATCTCGATCCAGGGAAGAGACCAGCTAGTATGAAGCACATAGTTGATGCGCTCGCGCAAACAGAATGCAGTACGCATTTAAGCCCTGCAGGTGGGGAAAGTGAGCTTCTTCTCCTTCAACAGTTCACATTGTGCTTCCCCTTTGAGCCCAACAAGGTTATCACATGCCCCCTGCAACTAACAAACAACACAGATAAACATGTTGCATTTAGGCTTACGGACAAGAGCATGGAGTCCTCCTTCATAAGGCTGCCGTTGTATGGCATTGTCCCACCTAACACCCCTTTCACTCTCATCATTACAACCCAAGAGAAAGAAGAGCTACCACAAAAGTATATCATAGATGTGATCCTCCACAATGCTACATTGATATTGGAGGATGATGAGTATATAAACACTTTCCAAAGCCAGCCAGACAATTTTTTCCGTGAGATGGGGAATGCAGTGCAGGAGGTGAAGCTAAAAGCACTTTATACTCTGCCACGACACATCACACCATCGTTATCTAAG CTAATCTCTCCCACAATCAAG ATAATCTTACAAATGAAAAGTCACAACAAATATGACGAACACATGTATGCCTTGGACACGAACCAGGCCAGACAATG GATAATAATCGGAGATAGCAATGGATATGTTGGCTTTTGGGACTATCATGCACAG AGAAAAATAGATTCGCTTAAAGTCTCAGCAACACACG CAATTACGTGTGTTAAATTTATTGAAAGAGAGCACTGGATTGTTGCTGGGACAGAGTATGGTGACATCCAAGTGTACGACTATGAAAAAAAGAAGATGATCACAAGTTTCAGAGTTGGTGGCGGTGGACCAGGAGAACTCCTGTCAATGGCCGTTCATCCAAACAAGCCGTATTTGCTGTCTGCGGGTTGGCAGCTGAAACTTTGGGACTGGGACAAAGATTGGGAGTGTGTACACACATTTGGAGATAACTTCCATTCAGCATACCAAGTTGCAGTTAACCCAAATAACACCATTGCTACTGCTTCAGTAGATTTAGAGGGAGACACTGTGAAG ATTTGGAGTCTTGATTCTCCCAAATCCAACTATGCTTTGTCTGGGCATTCGGGTAGAGTGACCTGCTTGGATTACTTCACATGCCATGATCAAGAATTTTTGGTTACAGGCTCTGATGATCAGACTGCCAAG ATATGGTATTTGCAGAAGAAGATATGTGTGTATACGCTTGAAGCTTTCATATCTCCAGTTATGTCTGTCCTGTACCATACCAATCTTCAGACTTTAATTATAGGCTCAGAAGATGGTGCTATTTATTTGTGGAGTACCGCAAATTGCAG TCTACTTGCTGAAAAAAGACCCCATAGGATATCTATACGCCCCCCGAGGCTTACAAGAATCATCAATATTGGTTGTGTTGGAGCTGTCTACCATCTCGCATGTGCTATGGGAAG CGTTGCAATCGCAAAAGGAAACACCGTAGCAATTATGGATATCAATAATGTGGATTATCAAGAGCAATCAACATATTGCAATAAGCAGCCGTTAGGTGCCGATACGAGACAACATGCTGAAGACAGAGCGTCTAAG CAGGAAGTTTCAGGGTCCATCAACATGCTACCTATACTTGACATCCACCCGCTGGAACTCTGTTTCCCCTATCATCCGAATGAGCCCATCTCATGCTCACTGGAACTAAGAAACAACACCGATGAAAATGTGGCATTTAGACTTGTAGACAAGAGCGGAAAGTCTCCATGGTGCTTCACAAAGCTACCATTGTACGGTATTGTGCCTCGCAGATCCACATGCAATTTGATTGTGACAACGAAAGAGGAGATGAAGCTAAAGGAAAAGAAAGACTTCAATCTCGTTATTCAGAGCAGTTTACTGAGAGATAAGTACACCATGGTATTCCAAAACCATTCTGAGTGTGATCTTTTCTTCGAGGAAGCCAAAGAGTTTGGGAATATGGTACATGAGGTAATACTGAAAGCTGTTTATCTGCGGTATGAAGAGACCCCATCTAAG GAGCATAATATATCGGTGAAGTATAATCCTGACGATTTGCGATCCATAGATGCACACCAAACAGAGCCTTG GATTTTAACAGGTCATAGAAGTGGATATGCCCGTCTATGGAACCATGAG TACCTGATGGATTCGTTTAAAGTCTCGGGCGATGAAG TAAGCATCGTCAAGTTTATTGCAAGAAAGAAATGGATTGTAGTTGTGACGGCATATTACCTGCATGTGTACGACTATGCGTGTGTAACCAAAATAGAAAAGATTCAGCGAGTGGGACCTACTGGTTACTCGACCGACAGTCCAATACTAGCAGTTCATCCAACTCTCCCATCTGTGTTGTCAATGTTCTATACAAATATAGTGGTTTTAGACATAGACCTGGGCTGGAAGAGGACACAAAAGATTTCGATTCACGATGAT GTGAAAAGAGGAGGTAAGAAGGAGCATGTTAAGACTGCTCTCTCATTTAACCCAGGGGACCACAACCGGTTCGTAGTTGGGTTTAAACGTGGCGAAGTACAG GTTTGGAGACTTGATTCTCTTCGTGACCCTGAATATTCTTTGCTTGGGCATTATGGTAATGTGACCTGCCTTGATTTTATCAGACGTGGAGATCAACACTATTTGGTCAGTGGCTCTACGGATTGCACTGCCAAG ATCTGGGACTTACAGAAAAGGGAGTGCATTTGTACGCTGCCAGCTATGTCTCCAGTTCTTTGTGTCTTTGCCCATCCGAACCTTCCACTTCTAATTACAGGAACAAATCATGGTATCATTCATGTGTGGAGCACCACTGATTTCAG GCTCATGAGAACCATTAACTTAGGCGGTGGTGGACATGTTGTCGGTCTCGCATGTTTGATGGGCTCACAGAG GATTGTGATTGGGCAAGAGAAGGCAATATCTATCATGGATATATGTGACGATGATGGGTTGCGACCCATGCTGGTGACTCCCCGGAGGCAGCATGCTGAAAACGAGCTTACTCAAGCTAAAGCAGAGCACCGCGAAACGGAGGAGCATGGCCAAACAAAGGAGATGCGACTCGCGTGCCGTGCCTGGGTGCTAGCGCGGCGAGTTGAAGGGGGGCATTGA